Within Sander vitreus isolate 19-12246 chromosome 23, sanVit1, whole genome shotgun sequence, the genomic segment ACAGATAAATGGCTGTGAAGtgcaagacagagagaaagccgTTGCCCTGTTGTCAAGTGAAGAAGCAAGGAGCATCATATTACTGGTGACAAGACCAGAAATCCAGGTAAATACTCACACACCAACACAGAATCTCCTGCCCTATCTTGAAAATGTCATGTGTGCGTTTTGCTTTCATTCGAACTGTCAGCGTGATTGTCTGGagttcctacacacacacacacacacacactcacagagacaggATTCTGACAAGATGTTGTGATTTTAGCTGGAGGAGGAGGTATGGCTGGATGATGAGCAACAGGAGCTTGTGGAGGAGCTGAAGATGGAGAtcctggaggagaggaggaagcagAAGGAACATAAATTTGACAGAGGAGATGAGGTGAGAGCGTTAACTGAGAGAAATGCATCAaaagaggagacaaaaaaatTTCCAATTAAAGAGGCAGAAGAGTGTCAGGGAAAGCGGGAGGAGAGGTTACATGGTACGATGGAAGGAAGGactaaatactgtaaaagaaGGTGTGGAGGGAGGAAGGATAGTAAGAGCACAGGATTCCAACCCCAACACAAGAACGTTGCTATTTGACGATTCTACAAAACCCTGGATTAAATTCAATGACGATCTTTTTAAAGCTTTCTACAATATCTGCGCATGGCAACATATTGGTTAGGGAACGATTATGGATATGGTTAGGTTAGTGAAGGTTGAGCAACGAAAGCACCTGGTTATGGTTATGGAAAGATCATGGTTATGGTAAATGAAAGGGCAAGCTTTAACTGCAGGTCTATGACGGGATGCAAACGCTGGTCTCCAGCATTAAAATCAGACTTGCTAAACACACATCAACCACCTTAACTTTCAGCCTCTCTACATGTAGGGCATACTGCTTCCTGCAATGGCACTGAACATTGGCATTGGACAAAAATCCTAAGGTGTAGACTTGTCATATATGGACATAATTCCTAGGGATACTTGGATGATCATTCTCCCTTCACAATGCACTGTGTAACGCAACCCTGAACTTCAACACACATTAGGTCTTGCAAGTGAATGAAATTGACCTTGAGGAGGATTAATTGTTTTTAGCTCTCTTTTTACACCAGCATCTAGGTGAAGAAGAGATAACAACAGACACAGCCACATGTTCCTCCAACAATCAAGACAAAGACAGTGGGTTTGGACGCAGTACAGACAGTCCAGAGCACCAACCACTGCTGGCTAGACTACACAGGAGGACCCCAGCCCACTGCATGAGGGAGCGATGGCGGGCAGAGCATCCACACACAAGACGGGGGACTGTAGGGCCACAGAACACCCAGAGTCCAAGGACACTGTCCAAAGGCCAAGGCCATGAAGGGGTAGTCAGTATTCGCAATGGTGGAGGCGGGATCCTAGGTTTAGAGAATCGCTTTGAGCAACTCCTTGAGCTCAAGTGTCAAATCCGGAATGGAGGCGAGTGTGGGGTGTACTCAATTCGACACAGTATAGAGTGTAGTCTCACTGAGCATGGAGTGGATGAAGATGGTGTAGATGGTGTTGGAGGAGAAAATGGAGTGGAGCAGGAATTGAGGATGCTAAATGAGGAACTGCGCAGCATTGAGCTTGAGTGCCAGAGCATCATGCAGGCGCATCAGCTCCGCCAGACCCACCAGCTGGACCCCTCACAACCTGCGTCCTGCTCTCCAGGACGGAGCCCCAAAGACGGACACAAGCGACATGGCAGGTTGGCCGACATTCACGAGTACCCGGAGCGGTCAGACATCGACAGGATCCGAGAGAAGGACAGCTCCAGTGCCTACAACACGGCGGAGAGTGCAAGGTCGACACCACTAGGTATGGAAAGATCTCCTGATCATTCTCTGCAGAGACACATTAGCATCACCAACCAGAAAAACCTCAGACTGGCTTCCTCCACACCATCCAGCCCCATCTCTATCCCCAAGCCCCAGGGTACACCTGGTCATAGCAGAACAGCAGACCCAGGCTCTGTTATCTCCAGCAGCCCAGACCAGAGCAACCCTTCCCGGTCCGAATCAGACCCTGCCCTGCCTGCAGACGATGAGAGGTGTAAGAAGAAAGGGAGGACCAGAGATTCTAGGAGGGGGCTTCCCTATGGTTCTTATCAGACAACCCCCTATCAAGGCCAGGGAGGATCCAGGCAACTGCAGGTAGGTGTATCAAGAAGAGACTTGTCAACCTAATGCTGATACGCCTTTGAGTGAGGCACCTCTGAAGACAGTTCTGTGCTAACAATGTTCTCTGTGTTGCAGAGCTACATGCAGCTGCTACAACAGCACTCATCCCTGGAGTATTCCCAGAGCCAGCTGAGTCTGCTCAGTGTCTGTCGAGATCCTGTGCACCGGAACGGACGGCCTGGGGAACCCCGTCTAGAGTGGAAGGTCAAAGTTCGGGCTGACGGCACACGCTACGTTGCCCGGAGGCCTGCTCGTGACCGCATCCTGAGGGAGCGGGCACTAAGGattagagaggagaggagcggAGGCATGACCACAGATGACGACGCTATGAGCGAGATGAAGATGGGCCGCTACTGGagcaaagaggagaggaagcagCACTTGGCGCGGGCCAGGGAGcaaaggaagaggagggagttCATGCAAAAGAGCCGCCTCGAGTGTCTAAAGGAGGGGCCAGCCAGCGGAGCTGAGGGCAGGAAAGAGATCAATATCTTGGAGCTCAGTCACAAAAAGATGATGAAGAAACGAAACAAAAAGATCCTGGATAACTGGATGACCATCCAGGAGCTGATGAGCCATGGGGCTAGAGTCCCGGAGGGCTCCAAAGTACATAACGCCTTCTTATCTGTCACAACTGTTTAGCGGACACATACAATACTGAACACTTTGAGATCCGGTAGCCTGCATTTCAGGAACTACTGTTatatggtaaaaaaaagtctgtttgtaaaattcaaataaaaatgcCACTGCTGAGGACTTCTGTAGTATTGCTGAGACAACTTTGTAACTACCACTTTACGAATGTTTGAATAGTTCGTTAACTCTTTCATTACAAGACCTCAGCCATTCAAaacttttcactgtttttagaCTGGCTTTTTGGCAATGCACTGGCTTCTGATAGCAGATGATTCTGGTAGCATATTGGTTCAAACTGATTCACAGAAAAAAGTGAAGGACCAAAACAATAACTTCAAGTACACTATGTATTGTCTCTCCATACTCCATATTCTTGGGTTTCATTGCATATGAAGCGACTTCACTTGCCTCGTTAAAGGTGGCATTTTTTATAATTgggaaaatacaatatttttcaCACTTTGTAAACTCAGTAACTTTTtgtaaggttttttttaaactgaatgtcaatgtactgtaaacttttttttttgtaatttcttaTTTATGTTTCTATCACCAAACCATTAAGGTCAGAGTTGAAACTATTTGATTGTACTGTAGCCCGCATTGTATGCCAGACCTGAGAAATGACAAACTTTGAGAAAACTTTCATCGGAAGCTCATATTATTCATGAGCTGGGAGGGCTTTTTGAAACACTTTTACCTCACTTGACAGTCAAAACTCTGATCTATCGAGTGGTTGAATACCTGGTTAATACAATTGTTGACTTAATTAAGCCATGAATCAATCCCAAACCCTTACTATAAACCATACATGTGTgaattatgttttaaatgttaaatagaTTCCTATTTATATTGTTTACTGTTATTTCTATTTATTGTAAATACATTGTTATGATCTGTCTGATAAATGTTTCACATTAAGTGGCTACCCTTGAAAGGAAAGTCAATAATGTGTATAATATTGCAGCCTTTCAACTCAAACCTGCTGCTTTTCACTGTAAAGTTCATTGAAGAGGCCTTCAGTTCAGTATTTGttcattgtgatatttgtaataaaataatattgataaaaaagattaaaaaatacTCTTATTGAACACTTTTTTCATGTcaatataaatctttacaatgaAGATGTTTAGCCTCGCAAGCAGAATGGCTCAGCGTGGCAATGGTAATTtgttccaccactttggtcctggacataaatatctcaacaactagtGGATGGGTGGCCATTAAGTGTGGTGCAAATATGTCATGTTCTCAGGAGAAATTGCAATATGTTTTGTGATTTCCAGACTTTTCCTTAACcatcatcatcaggtcaaacttTATGAACATTATGAGCATgctcatgttagcatttagcccGTGCACCACTGTGTCTAGGTACGGAGCCTGTAGAATCTtgttaaaagatttttttgcatTCAATAGACGTCCTCTATGCATTGAACCTTTTCAGTGCCAAGTATACATTTTCTGTGGAAATACAAAAACTTACCTGAAAAAATACCATAGCAGCCATATCATGTTTCTGCTGTCCTCCCATCTGGtgtcaaacacacagagctccAAAGTTTTCAGTGATTCACTTTGAATGTGGCTCAGTCAGCATGCATTATGCATGCTGGGGCCAGCAGTTTACATGTTTGGATTTGAGAGGCACAAAAGCAACACTTgcatctctctgctgctctaTAATAAAATGTGCTCTTTGTGAAGAAAAGGTATTGTCTCCTGCAGAGAACAACATAGTTGAtcctgcgtgcgtgtgtgtgtgtgtgtgtgtgtgtgtgtgtgtgtgtgtgtgtgtgtgtgtgtgtatgtgtgtgtagtgtcagGCAAGAAAAACATGAGAAGAGGCAGTCAAGTCATTAATCTAAGATACATAATGCAGGAACATCTACGCAAGTGCTGCCACTTATCAATACTGTGCAATCACTACGCTCTAAAAATACGGAGTGATTTGAAGAAAATGATtgttaatagaacacatgggaGTATTAAATGGGACTGCAATGATTGCTGCACCTGGAAAAATTACCCCACCTGCCTCCAGGCTGTACCAAACCAAGCCTCCTGATCTCCATATTCACACTCACAGGAAGTCACAAAgcattttgatattttgtggCTTGACAGAGTAATTTACCCTGTCGCTACAGTTTACAGTATTCATGGGATGACTGACTGACAGTGTGTATGGGGGGTAGGATATGGGTGCAGAGAGGGTgggtccgtgtgtgtgtgtgtgtgtgtggggggggcatcCATTTAACGATAGGAGGCATCAAAGCTTAACTATACTCCCATTTCAAAGCATTAAGGAGACACTGGTGAAGTCTCCTCATCCCCTGTCAATCTGCTGCGTCTGTCCACAGCCCACTGAACTGCAGAATTAATGAGCGACATCAGACTGGCATCCCCATCTCTAGGGCTTTTATGCATAAT encodes:
- the pdzrn4 gene encoding PDZ domain-containing RING finger protein 4; the protein is MGCNLCTLQKREEHYKLLYEIAQVNGRNFSKVDHEEAVVEAIRRDPIVVQVLRRTPTRSTAAVAHNYSGAPQDVSVVDVCTQTDITFEHIMALAKLRPATPPVPDICPFLLSDSCHSIHTMEHEFYECPEYLSNIPAEVERTEEYEYEEVELCRQNSQEKLGLTLCYRTDDEEDTSIYVSQVEPNSIAARDGRIKEGDRILQINGCEVQDREKAVALLSSEEARSIILLVTRPEIQLEEEVWLDDEQQELVEELKMEILEERRKQKEHKFDRGDEHLGEEEITTDTATCSSNNQDKDSGFGRSTDSPEHQPLLARLHRRTPAHCMRERWRAEHPHTRRGTVGPQNTQSPRTLSKGQGHEGVVSIRNGGGGILGLENRFEQLLELKCQIRNGGECGVYSIRHSIECSLTEHGVDEDGVDGVGGENGVEQELRMLNEELRSIELECQSIMQAHQLRQTHQLDPSQPASCSPGRSPKDGHKRHGRLADIHEYPERSDIDRIREKDSSSAYNTAESARSTPLGMERSPDHSLQRHISITNQKNLRLASSTPSSPISIPKPQGTPGHSRTADPGSVISSSPDQSNPSRSESDPALPADDERCKKKGRTRDSRRGLPYGSYQTTPYQGQGGSRQLQSYMQLLQQHSSLEYSQSQLSLLSVCRDPVHRNGRPGEPRLEWKVKVRADGTRYVARRPARDRILRERALRIREERSGGMTTDDDAMSEMKMGRYWSKEERKQHLARAREQRKRREFMQKSRLECLKEGPASGAEGRKEINILELSHKKMMKKRNKKILDNWMTIQELMSHGARVPEGSKVHNAFLSVTTV